The stretch of DNA CGGCGTTGTCGCCGGGGCGGCCGGGGATGCGGGGCGCGTCGGCCGCGTTGCCGTAGCTGCCGGCGATGATCTCGGGCGTCAGCTCCCACACCTTGTACGGAATGCCGCAGGTCATGTAGTCGCCGCCGAGGAGCAGGTCGCGGCCGAGCGCCGGATCGCCCGTCTCCTGCGGCTCGGCCGCGAGCCGCACGCCGGTCTTCTGCGCGCAGGCGTTCGGGCTGCCGATCTTGCAGCAGGGCCGGCAGGCCTTGCGGGCAGCGCGGCACTCGGCCGTCGCGGTGCGGTGCGTGCGCTTGGCGGTCTTGCGGCAGTCGCGATCGGCGCAGGCGGCGCGCGCGCTCTTGAAGGCCGTGCGCGCGAACCCGGCGCAGTTCCTCTCGAGCGTGGTGCACGCTTTCACGCACGGCTTGGCCGCGGCGGCAGCGGGCCAGGCCACGAGGGCCGCCAGCATCACGAAGCCGAGGCACAGGCTGCGCCATGCCGCGGCGCCGTTCCGACGATCGCGCATCCGTCTCTCCCCTCGCCCGGAACGCCGGGCCCGGCGCAGCCAATCCCATCGCCCGCCGGGGTGTCAAACTCCGCCGCCCCGCCGCGCCCCCGCCGGCGGCCTTGTCACGCCGTGTCATGCGATTTCGTTCGCCCGTGACCGGAGGCGTCGGTTATGAGCCCCGCATGCGGCGCTCGCTCATCCTCGCCGTCGCGGGTCTCGTGCTCGCGACGTCTGCGCCCGTGCTCGAGGCGGCCACCGCCCGACGCCGGCTCGACGCCTACGCGCTCGCCTCCGCCGAGAGCATGCGGCTGCGCGCGATGCAGGTGCGCGGCGGCGACGTCGCCGTCGGCCAGGGCCGTCTCATCGTGCGCGGCGGTCTCGACGCGGCGGGACGGCAGCTCGTGGCTCCGGCGGTGCGGATCGCCGGCGCGGCGACGTGCGCCGCGGTGCTCGGCGACGACGTGCAGGGCGCGATTGGCACGTGCCCGCGCGCCGGCGACGCCCCCGGCAACCTCGTTCCGGCGCTGGCGGAGGCCTGCACGCTGCCCGGGACGGCGGCCGCGTGCGATGCGGCGCGGCCCGTGGTGGTGCAGGGCGGCGCCGCGCGCACGCTGGCGCCGGGGCGCTTCGGCAACGTCGTGGTGCGCGGCGCCGGCAGCACGCTGTCGCTCGCGGCGGGGCGTTACGTGGTCTGCGACCTGAAGGCGCTGCGCGGCACGACGGTGCGCGCGCTCGGCCCGGTCGAGCTCGTCGTCGCCGGCCGCCTCACCGTCAACGCCGTGGTCGGGCCGACGCCGGGCGTGGCGCTGTCGCCGGACGACGTGCGCCTCCATCTCGCCGGTCCGAAGGCACGGCTGCGCCGCGGCGCCGACGTGCGCGCACGCGTGTGCGCGCCGGCGACGCGGGTGACGCTGGCGCGGGCCGTGCTGCGCGGCAGCCTCGTCGCCCAGCGCATCGCCGCGGTGCGCAGCACCGTCGAGGCGCCCTACGCCGAGGAGCGCGCGGCGTGCAGTCAGCGCAGCCGCCTGCGCCACGCCTACTTCGGCGACCTCCACGTGCACACCGCGCTGTCGTTCGACGCGCAGGCGTTCGACGTGCGCACGACGCCCGCCGACGCCTACCGCTTCGCGCAGGGCGACCCGGTATCGCTGCCGCCGCTCGACCCGATGGGCAACGGCACGCAGACGATCGCGATCGACCGCCCGCTCGACTTCGCCGCGGTGACCGACCACTCCGAGTTCCTCGGCGAGGTCGCGCTGTGCACGACGCCGGGCTCGCCGGTCTACGACTCGGCGAGCTGTCAGGCCTACCGCGTCGGCGGCAACGACGGCACGACCCACTTCGGCGTGCGCGTGGCGCTGAGCCCGCCCGCGCGCCTGCCCGACGTCTGCGGGCCGGACAACGCGCTCTGCCTCACCCAGGGCGACTCGGTCTGGGGCCGCATCCAAGAGGCGGCCGCCGACGCCTACGACCGCAGCGACGCCTGCGCCTTCACGAGCTTCGTCGGCTACGAGTACACCGGCTCGCGGCTCGTCAGCACGCTCCACCGCAACGTCATCTTCCGCAACGACCGCGTGCCGTACCCGACCTCGGTGTTCGAGGCGCCGACGGCGAACGAGCTGTGGACGCAGCTCGCCGACACCTGTCAGGGCGGCGGCGTCGGCTGCGACGCGCTCGTCGTTCCGCACAACGCCAACGAGAGCAACGGCAAGATGTTCCTGCTCGAGTACCCGGGGGCGGCGGGCTTCGAGGACGAGCGCACGCAGGCGGCGCTGCGCAGCTCGATGGAGCCGCTCTTCGAGGTCTACCAGCACAAGGGCAGCTCGGAGTGCTTCAACGGCATCGGCGGCATCGTCGGCGCGTCCGACGAGCAGTGCGAGTTCGAGAAGCGCCGCTACGACGCCCCGCCCGACTGCGGCGACGGCACCGGCATCGGCGGCACCATCACCAGCGGCTGTCTCTCGCGCCGCGACTTCCTGCGCGGCGCGCTGCTGGAGGGCATGCGCGAGCAGCAGCGCATCGGCGTGAACCCGCTGCGGCTCGGCGTCGTGGCCAGCACCGACACGCACAACGGCACGCCCGGCGCCGTCTCCGAGGACGGCTTCATCGGCCATCGCGGCACCGACGACGGCACGCCCGCGACGCTGCTCGGCAACGGGCAATTCTACCCCGGCGGCTGGCGCTTCAGCCCGGGCGGCCTCGTCGGCGTATGGGCCGAGGAGAACGCGCGCCCGGCGCTCTTCGACGCGCTCCGCCGGCGCGAGACGTTCGGCACGAGCGGCCCGCGCATCGCCGTGCGGCTCTTCGGCGGCTGGGACCTGCCCGCCGGCCTGTGCAGCGATCCGGCGATGCTCGAGGTCGCCTACGCGCAGGGCGTGCCGATGGGCGGCTCGCTCGGCGCGGGCCCGGGCGGCGCGCCACGCCTGCTCGTCTCGGCGCTGGCCGACGCGGGCACGCCGGCGCAGCCCGGACTGCCGCTCCAGCGCATCCAGATCGTCAAGGGCTGGGTCGCCGGCGGCCAGTCGCACCAGCGGGTGTACGACGTCGCCGGCGATCCGAACAACGGCGCCAGCGTCGACCCCGGCACGTGCGCGACGTCGGGGGCGGGCTTCAGCTCGCTCTGTACCGTGTGGACCGACCCCGACTTCGATCCCACCGCGCCGGCCTTCTACTACGCGCGCGTGCTCGAGAACCCGCGCTGCCGCTGGCACACGGTCGGCTGCAACGCGCTGCCGCCGGCGGAGCGGCCGGCGTCGTGCAGCGATCCGGCCGTGCCGCGCACGGTGCAGGAGCGGGCCTGGACCTCGCCGGTGTGGTACGAGCCCGTCACCTGAGGTCGACGTTCCTGCGCGAGCCGCTCGTGCACTTCGTGGTGCTCGGGACGGCCCTCTTCCTCCTCTACGACCGGGTGGCCCCGGCGCCGGTGCGCGAGATCGTCGTGCCCGCTTCGCTGGTGCAGGGGCTCGTGCGCGACGCCGAGCGCCGCACCGGCAGGACGCCGACGCCCGCCGAGGCCGACGCGATGGTCGAGCGTTGGATCGACGACGAGGTCCGCTACCGCGAGGCCCTCGACCTCGGGCTCGACCGCGGCGACCTCATCGTGCGCCGCCGGCTCGTCCAGAAGATGGACTTCCTGCTCGAGGGCAGCACGCCGCTGCCGCTGCCGACCACGTCCGAGCTCGAGGCCTGGCTGGCGGCGCATCCCGAGCGCTGGGCGACGCCCGACCGGGTCACGATCGAGCACGTCTTCGCCGCGCATCGGCCCGCCGGCGACGAGGCGGCGCGCGCGGCCGTGTGGCTGCCGGCGCTCGCCGACGGAACGCCGCCCGGCACGCTCGGCGATCCCTTCCTGCACGGCGGCACGCTCGCCGCCCGCTCGCAGGACGAGCTCGCGAACCTCTTCGGCGCCGAGTTCGCCGACGCGGTGCTGGCGCTGCCGGTGGGTCCGTGGCAGGGCCCCATCCCGTCGCGCTACGGCGCGCACGCGGTGCGGGTGACGGTGCGCCGGCCCGGCGCAGTGCCGCCGCTCGACGCGATCCGCGACCGCGTCGCGCGCGACTGGCGCGCCGCCCGGCGCGAGGCGCTCGACGCGCAGGCGCTGGCGGATCTGCGCGCGCGCTGGCCCGTGCGCCGCGAGGCGGCGCCGTGAGCCGTCACGCGCTCGTCGCCGCGCTCGCGGGGCTGCTGCTCCCGGTCGTCGCCATGCCGCACTCGTTCGAGCCGGCGCTGCTGGCGCTGCGCGAGGTGGGCGGGGGGCTGTTCGACGTGGTGTGGAAGAGCCCGATGCCGCGGGGCGCGGACGACCCGATCGGCGGGCTCACGCCCGTCCTGCCCGCGCACTGCCGCACGCTGGCGGACCCCGGCGCGCCGGCGGAGCCCGAGACGGAGAGCGTCGAGGTCGCGCGCTTCTTCCGCGTCGACTGCGGCGCCGCCGGGCTGGCGGGGGCGGAGGTCGCCGTCGAGGGGCTGCCGGGCAGCCGCGTCGACGTGCTCGTGCGCGTCACCTGGGCCGACGGCCGCGTCTCGCTCGGCTCGCTGCGCAGCGGGGCGGAGACCCTCGTCGTGCCCGGCGTCGCCGGCGGCGAGCCGGTCGCCGCGCTGTTCGCGCGCTACGTGCGCCTCGGGGTGGAGCACATCGCCGAGGGCATCGACCACCTGCTCTTCGTGCTCGTGCTGGTGCTGCTCGTCGACCGCACGCGCGCGCTCGTCGCCACCGTCACCGCGTTCACGCTCGCCCACACGCTGACGCTGGCGCTGGCCGTGCTGGGGATCGTGGCGGTGCCGCCGGCGCCGGTCGAGGCGGCGATCGCGCTCAGTATCGTGCTGGTGGCGGCGGAGGTCGCGCGCGGCACCGCGACGGCGCCGTCGCTGGCCCGCCGGTATCCGTGGGTGATCGCCTTCGCCTTCGGCCTCCTGCACGGGCTCGGCTTCGCCGGGGCGCTGCGCGAGGTGGGCGTGCCCGCCGACGGCGTGGCGCTCGCGCTCGTGGGCTTCAACCTCGGCGTCGAGCTGGGGCAGCTCGCGTTCGTCGTCCTGCTGCTGCCGCTGCGGGCGGCGCTGCGCCGCGCGCCGGTCGTGGTGCAGCGACTGCCGGCCTACGCCGTCGGGACGCTCGCCGTGATGTGGACGCTCGAGCGGGTGGCGGCGTTCTGGCGCCCGCCCGCCGGCTGATCACGACCCGGGGCGGGCGGGAAACTTCGCCAGCAGGTCGGCGACCGCACGGTCGATCAGGTCCGGCTGCACGCGGCCCTCGAGGATGGCGGTGGCGCGGCCCCGCCAGGCGACGCGTTTGCTCGCGGCGTCGATGGCGCGCAGGACCAGCTGCCCCTCCTGGTAGCCCATGAACGCTTCGCCCATGTCCTCGGAGCCGCCGTCGGCGCGATAGGTGAGGTAGTCTCGGAACGACGACGTCGAGGCGACGTCGCGCGAGACGTCGTAGACCATGATGAAGTCCGGGCGCTCGCCGTACACCGACTCGCGGTAGCCGCGCGCGGCGAGGTTCTGGGCCACGTCCTGGCGCACGCGCCAGTCGAGCAGCGCCTCGTCGGTGCCGGCGTCGGGCCGGGACTCGAGCGCGCCGCGCCACCAGGCCCACGTCCGGTAGGTCGAC from bacterium encodes:
- a CDS encoding peptidyl-prolyl cis-trans isomerase translates to MVRARHLRSTFLREPLVHFVVLGTALFLLYDRVAPAPVREIVVPASLVQGLVRDAERRTGRTPTPAEADAMVERWIDDEVRYREALDLGLDRGDLIVRRRLVQKMDFLLEGSTPLPLPTTSELEAWLAAHPERWATPDRVTIEHVFAAHRPAGDEAARAAVWLPALADGTPPGTLGDPFLHGGTLAARSQDELANLFGAEFADAVLALPVGPWQGPIPSRYGAHAVRVTVRRPGAVPPLDAIRDRVARDWRAARREALDAQALADLRARWPVRREAAP
- a CDS encoding HupE/UreJ family protein — protein: MSRHALVAALAGLLLPVVAMPHSFEPALLALREVGGGLFDVVWKSPMPRGADDPIGGLTPVLPAHCRTLADPGAPAEPETESVEVARFFRVDCGAAGLAGAEVAVEGLPGSRVDVLVRVTWADGRVSLGSLRSGAETLVVPGVAGGEPVAALFARYVRLGVEHIAEGIDHLLFVLVLVLLVDRTRALVATVTAFTLAHTLTLALAVLGIVAVPPAPVEAAIALSIVLVAAEVARGTATAPSLARRYPWVIAFAFGLLHGLGFAGALREVGVPADGVALALVGFNLGVELGQLAFVVLLLPLRAALRRAPVVVQRLPAYAVGTLAVMWTLERVAAFWRPPAG
- a CDS encoding DUF3604 domain-containing protein; translation: MRRSLILAVAGLVLATSAPVLEAATARRRLDAYALASAESMRLRAMQVRGGDVAVGQGRLIVRGGLDAAGRQLVAPAVRIAGAATCAAVLGDDVQGAIGTCPRAGDAPGNLVPALAEACTLPGTAAACDAARPVVVQGGAARTLAPGRFGNVVVRGAGSTLSLAAGRYVVCDLKALRGTTVRALGPVELVVAGRLTVNAVVGPTPGVALSPDDVRLHLAGPKARLRRGADVRARVCAPATRVTLARAVLRGSLVAQRIAAVRSTVEAPYAEERAACSQRSRLRHAYFGDLHVHTALSFDAQAFDVRTTPADAYRFAQGDPVSLPPLDPMGNGTQTIAIDRPLDFAAVTDHSEFLGEVALCTTPGSPVYDSASCQAYRVGGNDGTTHFGVRVALSPPARLPDVCGPDNALCLTQGDSVWGRIQEAAADAYDRSDACAFTSFVGYEYTGSRLVSTLHRNVIFRNDRVPYPTSVFEAPTANELWTQLADTCQGGGVGCDALVVPHNANESNGKMFLLEYPGAAGFEDERTQAALRSSMEPLFEVYQHKGSSECFNGIGGIVGASDEQCEFEKRRYDAPPDCGDGTGIGGTITSGCLSRRDFLRGALLEGMREQQRIGVNPLRLGVVASTDTHNGTPGAVSEDGFIGHRGTDDGTPATLLGNGQFYPGGWRFSPGGLVGVWAEENARPALFDALRRRETFGTSGPRIAVRLFGGWDLPAGLCSDPAMLEVAYAQGVPMGGSLGAGPGGAPRLLVSALADAGTPAQPGLPLQRIQIVKGWVAGGQSHQRVYDVAGDPNNGASVDPGTCATSGAGFSSLCTVWTDPDFDPTAPAFYYARVLENPRCRWHTVGCNALPPAERPASCSDPAVPRTVQERAWTSPVWYEPVT
- a CDS encoding DUF4136 domain-containing protein, which translates into the protein MPSPRFATVLVLLLGLAACGFAPKGPTRVQISAETLPWVDMSTYRTWAWWRGALESRPDAGTDEALLDWRVRQDVAQNLAARGYRESVYGERPDFIMVYDVSRDVASTSSFRDYLTYRADGGSEDMGEAFMGYQEGQLVLRAIDAASKRVAWRGRATAILEGRVQPDLIDRAVADLLAKFPARPGS